The genomic stretch AATGTGAAGGAAAGCATGCAGTTTCGTGTTTTATCAAACAACTGCGTGAACGAATTtaagcatccagtccaaaagtTTTAAGTTAATTTCGTAGAGTTGTCAATTTAAGCATACTTATTCGTATTAGAGAATTGCATGAAAATTATGTTATTTTCCATGACATTAATTCCACTTTATTGGTAGCTATCTTTTAGTTACCTTTAAGATGACATGACTCATGCGAGGGTAAAAAAATTTCATCATACAGAAATTAAAactgacatatatatatatatatatatatatatatatatatatatatatatatatatatatatatatatatatatatagtatgtatttATGTGTATGTTCTCGATTATTAATATGTTTATTGGACAACTGGATACCAATATGGCAATATCAAAACTTTCAAAATCTATCTTTCAATAGAGAGAACACTTGTTATTTTTTACGAGCTTAAGGTCAGAAAAGGAGTAAATTACTCTAAAAATATTTGTATATAATATCAAAATTAAGAGAAagggaaaaaagggaaaaagtagAAGGACAAAATGGCATTCTCTGTTGCCTCTTCCTTCTATTTCTTTTTTCCCATCATCTCTtcatatttaatttttatatCAAGCCTTCTGGTGCTTCCCTAGCCAACATTGGGGGCTGTGGCATGGTAAAACTGATAGCTACTGATACtgttctttttccttcactaTTTTTCTGCATCTCTATGTCATTAATTTCTTCAATATTTGCAAGAATCATCATTTGCTTGTTTCCATTAACTGCCTTCACTGCTTCAGGAATTATTGCCTCCtcaatttccttttctttgtaCTCCTTATATTTTCCCCACAGAACAGAATATAGCCCTGCAACTATGAGCATAGCACCAAGAATTCtgaacaaaaaaacaaaacaaaaaaagatttAGCTTATAGCAGATTGAGGGGGGAAAAAGAAGATAAGATGTTGAGAGATTGAAATTACCCTCCAATATAGattttttcagcaagaatgaaagAGCCCATAATTGCAACAATAATCATCATTAAAGGACTAAAAGCAGTCACAAAAACAGGTCCTCTTTTTTCCATTACAACACCTTGTACATAGTATGCTATACTTGATGATACAATACCCTgaaatgttttaaaaataaaaaattggttATTCATCATTAGTCAATGTTTGCATGGGGTGGGGGCAGAGGTGAATCCGGGAAACTTGATGGATTCAATCTTTAATTGTTTTTGTAATAAACACactttaattttataattataggTTCAGAATGATTCAGTTGAACCCATCAAATATAAACTCATCCGCCTCTTGAGGGAACGGTTGAAAAGAAAGGAAAGGAACTTACAGCATAGGCAGCAGCAAGAAGGTTGATGTCAAAACCAATAGTCCAAACAGAAGGTTTGTGGTCCATTACAAATGTGACTGCTATAGATTGCAAGGTTCCCATGAAGCAAACAAGTGCTGTTAACGATAATGGAGCTGTATATTTCCTCATTGTTATAGCCTGTAACAAATAGTATTAAACTACTTTTAACCACCATGCATAtaatgataaacaaaaaaaaaattccctgAAAAGGTTGTAATGTATAGCATATATACctgaagaatgaagaaagaagcCCAGACAAGAGTTGCAAAAATGAGGAGAATTGAACCTTTAAACCAATCTTTGTCGGAATTAGTTTCAGGGACACTAGAATTAGTTGACCATAACAAGTTAACGACATGGCCTTTGTACAATGTCATTAACATGGCTCCAGCCACAGTTACTATTGTTCCCAACACCTTTGCTTGGCATCTAAATTTCTTCAAGTCAACCTTCTCCATCCTAAAAACAATCCTTATAGTTAGTCCAAAACTTCCGAAAAAGAATAAACTGGTCCGGA from Nicotiana sylvestris chromosome 12, ASM39365v2, whole genome shotgun sequence encodes the following:
- the LOC104246249 gene encoding WAT1-related protein At5g07050-like gives rise to the protein MEGECSCSFYQRAKPYIAMISLQFGYAGMNIITKVSLNRGMSHYVLVVYRNAFATAVIAPFALILERKIRPKMSLMMFLQIFVLGLLGPVIDENFYYAGLKYTSPTFSCAMSNMLPAMTFVMAFLCRMEKVDLKKFRCQAKVLGTIVTVAGAMLMTLYKGHVVNLLWSTNSSVPETNSDKDWFKGSILLIFATLVWASFFILQAITMRKYTAPLSLTALVCFMGTLQSIAVTFVMDHKPSVWTIGFDINLLAAAYAGIVSSSIAYYVQGVVMEKRGPVFVTAFSPLMMIIVAIMGSFILAEKIYIGGILGAMLIVAGLYSVLWGKYKEYKEKEIEEAIIPEAVKAVNGNKQMMILANIEEINDIEMQKNSEGKRTVSVAISFTMPQPPMLAREAPEGLI